From one Catellatospora sp. IY07-71 genomic stretch:
- a CDS encoding RNA-guided endonuclease TnpB family protein has protein sequence MLTGWKTEDLIEDLAVRNMVKNHRLARAISDAAWRQFRTMLEYKAAWHGRDLIVVDRWFPSTRLCSACGALAQKMPLDVREWVCRCGSVHDRDVNAARNILAAGLAVTACGDDVRPQRGTSRTGRSSAKQEHPRATKGIPVL, from the coding sequence CTGCTCACCGGGTGGAAGACCGAGGACCTGATCGAGGACCTGGCCGTGCGCAACATGGTCAAGAACCATCGGCTGGCTCGCGCGATCAGCGACGCGGCCTGGCGGCAGTTTCGCACCATGCTGGAGTACAAGGCCGCCTGGCACGGCCGGGACCTGATCGTCGTGGACCGCTGGTTCCCCTCGACCAGACTCTGCTCGGCCTGCGGCGCACTCGCACAGAAGATGCCGCTCGATGTACGGGAGTGGGTCTGCCGGTGCGGCAGCGTCCACGACCGGGATGTCAACGCGGCCCGCAACATCCTGGCCGCCGGACTGGCGGTGACAGCCTGCGGAGACGATGTAAGACCTCAACGAGGAACCTCTCGGACGGGGCGGTCGTCGGCGAAACAGGAACACCCGAGGGCGACCAAGGGAATCCCCGTCCTTTAG
- a CDS encoding family 43 glycosylhydrolase, producing MTRPRAAALLAAAITLLQLAAVPLASPAQASPPTPFTNPVAAQRADPHIFKHTDGYYYFTATVPAYDRIVLRRATTLQGLSSAAEQTIWTKHASGEMGAHIWAPEIHYVNGKWYVYFAAGWSNDIWRIRMYVLENSSANPLTGSWVERGRIVTPNDTFALDATTFEHRGVRYLAWAQSEPGIATNSNLYLAAMSNPWTISGTPVRLSVPTLAWETRGYKVNEGPAIIKRNGRIFMSYSASATDANYCLGLLTASDTANLLSASSWTKTANPVFASFAATSQYGPGHNSFTTSEDGQSDILVYHDRNYQNISGDPLNDPNRRTRLQKLYWNADGTPNFGIPVADGATPVRLRSHNQTTSYIRHWEYRAKLEPNVTNLADSQFRIVPGLTGSGTVSLESANFPGYYLRHKNFELWVERSDGSTLFRNDATFYQRAGLAGSGVSLESVNFAGRYVRHSGGLLYVQAVTSSAYGDATFQLE from the coding sequence ATGACGCGTCCCCGCGCCGCGGCCCTGCTCGCCGCCGCGATCACCCTGCTCCAGCTGGCCGCCGTGCCGCTGGCGAGTCCCGCCCAGGCCTCGCCGCCGACCCCGTTCACCAACCCGGTCGCGGCGCAGCGCGCCGACCCGCACATCTTCAAGCACACCGACGGCTACTACTACTTCACCGCGACCGTCCCGGCGTACGACCGCATCGTGCTGCGCCGCGCGACCACCCTGCAGGGGCTGTCGAGCGCGGCCGAGCAGACGATCTGGACCAAGCACGCCAGCGGTGAGATGGGCGCCCACATCTGGGCCCCGGAGATCCACTACGTGAACGGCAAGTGGTACGTCTACTTCGCCGCCGGCTGGTCGAACGACATCTGGCGCATCCGCATGTACGTGCTGGAGAACTCCTCGGCCAACCCGCTGACCGGCAGCTGGGTCGAGCGGGGCCGCATCGTCACGCCCAACGACACCTTCGCCCTGGACGCCACCACCTTCGAGCACCGCGGCGTGCGCTACCTGGCCTGGGCGCAGTCCGAGCCCGGCATCGCCACCAACTCCAACCTGTACCTCGCCGCCATGTCGAACCCGTGGACGATCAGCGGCACTCCGGTCCGGCTCAGCGTGCCGACGCTGGCCTGGGAGACCCGCGGCTACAAGGTCAACGAGGGCCCGGCGATCATCAAGCGCAACGGCCGGATCTTCATGTCGTACTCGGCCAGCGCCACCGACGCGAACTACTGCCTCGGCCTGCTGACCGCCTCCGACACGGCCAACCTGCTGTCGGCGTCGTCGTGGACCAAAACGGCCAACCCGGTCTTCGCCAGCTTCGCCGCGACCAGCCAGTACGGCCCCGGCCACAACTCGTTCACCACGTCCGAGGACGGGCAGAGCGACATCCTGGTCTACCACGACCGCAACTACCAGAACATCAGCGGCGACCCGCTCAACGACCCCAACCGGCGCACCCGGCTGCAGAAGCTCTACTGGAACGCCGACGGCACGCCCAACTTCGGCATCCCGGTCGCCGACGGGGCCACGCCGGTGCGGCTGCGCTCGCACAACCAGACCACCAGCTACATCCGGCACTGGGAGTACCGGGCGAAGCTGGAGCCGAACGTCACCAACCTCGCCGACTCGCAGTTCCGGATCGTGCCCGGCCTGACCGGCAGCGGCACGGTCTCCCTGGAGTCGGCCAACTTCCCCGGCTACTACCTGCGCCACAAGAACTTCGAGCTGTGGGTCGAGCGCAGCGACGGCAGCACCCTGTTCCGCAACGATGCGACCTTCTACCAGCGTGCCGGGCTGGCCGGGTCCGGCGTCTCGCTGGAGTCGGTGAACTTCGCCGGCCGGTACGTGCGCCACAGCGGCGGTCTGCTTTACGTGCAGGCGGTGACCAGTTCGGCGTACGGTGACGCGACCTTCCAGCTCGAATGA
- a CDS encoding LLM class flavin-dependent oxidoreductase, whose amino-acid sequence MPLSVLDLAPVVSGGTNGEALSHTTQLAQRTEQLGYRRFWVAEHHNMPGIASSAPAVLLAHLAAHTSTIRLGSGGVMLPNHAPLVVAEQFGTLVALHPDRIDLGLGRAPGTDQVTALALRRSMDALSADDFPQELGRLIDYFGSGTGTPRVTAVPGRGDAPAIWLLGSSDFSARLAGRLGLPFSFAHHFSSANTDLALAIYRDAFQPSRWLEQPYAMVAASAICAPTDAEAEWLAGPSGLSFLRLRQGRPGRMPTPEEAAEHPYTPLEREFVLARRDGQALGSPETVRRQLTALLDRTHADELMLTTMVYDIDARVRSFELIAEQVAPHLSR is encoded by the coding sequence GTGCCGCTCTCCGTGCTCGATCTCGCCCCCGTCGTCTCCGGCGGCACCAACGGCGAGGCCCTGTCCCATACGACGCAGCTCGCGCAGCGGACCGAGCAGCTCGGCTACCGGCGGTTCTGGGTCGCCGAGCACCACAACATGCCCGGCATCGCCAGCTCCGCCCCGGCGGTGCTGCTGGCGCACCTGGCCGCGCACACTTCCACGATCCGGCTCGGCTCCGGCGGCGTGATGCTGCCCAACCACGCGCCGCTGGTCGTCGCGGAGCAGTTCGGCACCTTGGTCGCGCTGCACCCGGACCGCATCGACCTCGGCCTGGGCCGCGCGCCGGGCACCGACCAGGTCACCGCGCTGGCGCTGCGCCGCAGCATGGACGCGCTGTCGGCCGACGACTTCCCGCAGGAGCTGGGCCGCCTCATCGACTACTTCGGGTCCGGCACAGGCACGCCCCGGGTCACCGCCGTGCCCGGCCGCGGCGACGCTCCGGCGATCTGGCTGCTCGGCTCCAGCGACTTCAGCGCCCGGCTCGCCGGACGGCTCGGCCTGCCGTTCTCGTTCGCGCACCACTTCAGCTCCGCCAACACCGACCTGGCGCTGGCGATCTACCGCGACGCGTTCCAGCCGTCGCGCTGGCTGGAGCAGCCGTACGCCATGGTCGCGGCGAGCGCGATCTGCGCGCCGACCGACGCGGAGGCCGAGTGGCTGGCCGGGCCGTCCGGGCTGTCGTTCCTGCGCCTGCGCCAGGGACGGCCGGGCCGGATGCCCACTCCGGAGGAGGCGGCCGAGCACCCGTACACGCCGCTGGAGCGTGAGTTCGTGCTGGCCCGGCGCGACGGGCAGGCGCTCGGCTCGCCGGAGACGGTCCGGCGCCAGCTGACCGCGCTGCTGGACCGCACCCACGCCGACGAGCTCATGCTGACCACGATGGTGTACGACATCGACGCCCGCGTCCGCTCCTTCGAGCTGATCGCCGAGCAGGTCGCCCCGCACCTGTCCCGCTGA
- a CDS encoding bifunctional UDP-sugar hydrolase/5'-nucleotidase yields the protein MTTPTGMPSRRQLLTGAAAAVVAAPLAAAPAHASAKDRPTTWDLTVLGTSDTHGNVFNWDYYRDKEYDDSAHNDVGVAKVATIVNQIRAERRGKATLVLDAGDTIQGTPLATFYAKQEPITETGERHPMARAMNVIDYDAITLGNHEFNYGLPLLDLWIRQLGFPALAANAVKVRNGKPAFEPYVIKKVSLGDGAPSLRVGILGLTNPGVAIWDKANVEGVLRFEDMIATAAKYVPIMRERGADIVLISAHGGDSGVSSYGTELPNENPTALIAQQVPGIDAILFGHAHAEIVEKFVTNEATGEQVLTSEPSKWGQRVTRMDFTLTRERGRWKVLSKHATMLNTNTVVEDPKVVAAVKAQHDKTVAYINQVVATSVVELSAAQSRYVDTPILDFINKVQADTVAAAMAGTEYADLPVLSISAPFSRTALFPAGDVKIKDVAGLYIYDNTLEAVVLTGAEVRAYLEYSAKYFRTHAVGAVVDPATISEPTVPDYNYDTFSGIDYDIDISKPVGQRITALFHAGTTTPVADADRFVVAVNNYRRSGGGGFPGIVKTQVYNAQQEIRQLLIDWAQAKGVIDPADFFQPNWRLVREGVPVF from the coding sequence ATGACCACCCCCACCGGCATGCCGTCCCGCCGGCAGCTGCTCACCGGTGCCGCCGCGGCCGTCGTCGCGGCTCCGCTGGCCGCCGCACCGGCGCACGCGAGCGCGAAGGACCGGCCCACGACCTGGGACCTGACCGTCCTCGGCACGTCCGACACCCACGGCAACGTCTTCAACTGGGACTACTACCGCGACAAGGAGTACGACGACAGCGCGCACAACGACGTCGGCGTCGCGAAGGTGGCCACCATCGTCAACCAGATCCGCGCGGAGCGCCGCGGCAAGGCGACCCTCGTGCTCGACGCGGGCGACACCATCCAGGGCACCCCGCTGGCGACGTTCTACGCCAAGCAGGAGCCGATCACCGAGACGGGCGAGCGGCACCCGATGGCCCGCGCGATGAACGTCATCGACTACGACGCCATCACGCTGGGCAACCACGAGTTCAACTACGGCCTGCCGCTGCTGGACCTGTGGATCCGGCAGCTCGGCTTCCCGGCGCTGGCCGCCAACGCGGTCAAGGTGCGCAACGGCAAGCCCGCGTTCGAGCCGTACGTGATCAAGAAGGTGTCGCTGGGCGATGGCGCGCCGTCGCTGCGGGTCGGCATCCTGGGCCTGACCAACCCGGGCGTCGCGATCTGGGACAAGGCCAACGTCGAGGGCGTGCTGCGGTTCGAGGACATGATCGCCACCGCCGCGAAGTACGTCCCGATCATGCGCGAGCGGGGCGCGGACATCGTGCTGATCTCGGCGCACGGCGGCGACAGCGGCGTGTCCAGCTACGGCACCGAGCTGCCGAACGAGAACCCGACCGCGCTGATCGCGCAGCAGGTGCCCGGGATCGACGCGATCCTGTTCGGGCACGCGCACGCCGAGATCGTGGAGAAGTTCGTCACCAACGAGGCGACCGGCGAGCAGGTGCTGACCTCGGAGCCGTCGAAGTGGGGACAGCGGGTGACCCGCATGGACTTCACGCTGACCCGCGAGCGCGGCCGCTGGAAGGTGCTGAGCAAGCACGCGACCATGCTGAACACCAACACGGTGGTGGAGGACCCGAAGGTCGTCGCCGCGGTGAAGGCCCAGCACGACAAGACCGTGGCCTACATCAACCAGGTGGTCGCAACCTCGGTGGTCGAGCTGTCCGCGGCGCAGTCGCGCTACGTCGACACGCCGATCCTCGACTTCATCAACAAGGTGCAGGCGGACACCGTGGCCGCCGCGATGGCCGGCACCGAGTACGCGGACCTGCCGGTGCTGTCCATCTCGGCTCCGTTCAGCCGCACCGCGCTGTTCCCGGCCGGCGACGTGAAGATCAAGGACGTCGCGGGGCTGTACATCTACGACAACACCCTCGAGGCGGTCGTGCTGACCGGCGCCGAGGTGCGGGCGTACCTGGAGTACTCGGCGAAGTACTTCCGCACGCACGCGGTGGGGGCCGTGGTCGACCCGGCGACGATCAGCGAGCCGACCGTGCCGGACTACAACTACGACACGTTCTCCGGCATCGACTACGACATCGACATCAGCAAGCCGGTGGGCCAGCGCATCACCGCGCTGTTCCACGCGGGCACGACCACCCCGGTCGCGGATGCCGACCGTTTCGTCGTCGCGGTGAACAACTACCGGCGCAGCGGCGGCGGCGGCTTCCCGGGCATCGTCAAGACGCAGGTCTACAACGCGCAGCAGGAGATCCGCCAGCTGCTCATCGACTGGGCCCAGGCCAAGGGCGTCATCGACCCGGCCGACTTCTTCCAGCCGAACTGGCGCCTGGTGCGCGAGGGCGTCCCGGTCTTCTAA